One Salmo salar chromosome ssa01, Ssal_v3.1, whole genome shotgun sequence DNA window includes the following coding sequences:
- the LOC100380321 gene encoding phosphatidylserine decarboxylase proenzyme isoform X1, with translation MVRCCKSLHSPPSCYNLHRVRVDVRRLRPISSSGEQGGVSGGNSSGQGAQALSHRNRFRLQFPQLALRRRLGQLSCMSRPALRLRSWPLSFLYYFLTFGALKPLAKVGWRPTSRVALYKTIPTRLLSRAWGRLNQVELPTWLRKPVYSLYIWTFGVNMQEAAVEDLIQYRNLGEFFRRKLKPAIRPVCDSHCVISPADGKILHFGRVRNCEVEQVKGVTYSLETFLGPHTWAEAINSTIKPSNEEDPSSFQDLLVTKEENELFHCVVYLAPGDYHCFHSPTDWRVAHRRHFPGSLMSVNPGVARWIKELFCHNERVVLSGEWTHGFFSLTAVGATNVGSIRIYFDKELRTNSPRYSKGSYNDFSYLSNNNQEGVSMRKGEHLGEFNLGSTIVLLFEAPHDFSFNLKAGQKIRYGEPLGTVSRDGQPERHFLGGNGLK, from the exons ATGGTGAGATGCTGCAAGTCTTTGCACAGCCCTCCGTCTTGCTACAATCTCCACAGAGTTAGGGTTGATGTGCGCCGGCTCCGGCCGATCAGCTCCTCTGGGGAGCAGGGGGGAGTCAGCGGCGGCAACAGCTCAGGCCAGGGGGCCCAAGCACTCAGCCACAGGAACCGATTCAG GTTGCAGTTCCCTCAGTTGGCCTTGCGGCGTCGTCTTGGCCAGTTGAGCTGCATGTCCCGGCCCGCCTTGCGGCTGCGCTCATGGCCGCTCAGCTTCCTCTACTACTTCCTGACCTTCGGTGCACTCAAGCCCCTGGCCAAGGTTGGCTGGAGACCAACAAGCAGG GTTGCTCTGTACAAGACCATCCCGACACGGCTGCTGTCTCGGGCCTGGGGTCGGCTGAACCAGGTGGAGCTGCCGACCTGGCTGAGGAAGccagtctacagtctgtatatCTGGACGTTTGGTGTCAACATGCAGGAGGCTGCTGTGGAAGACCTAATTCAGTACAGGAACCTGGGAGAGTTCTTTAGACGGAAACTCAAACCGGCTATCCGGCCCGTGTGCGACTCACACTGCGTG ATCAGCCCAGCAGATGGGAAGATCCTGCACTTTGGGCGAGTGCGGAACTGTGAGGTGGAGCAAGTCAAAGGAGTCACCTACTCTCTGGAGACCTTCCTGGGACCACACACCTGGGCTGAGGCCATCAACAGTACCATCAAGCCATCAA ATGAAGAGGACCCCAGCTCGTTTCAGGACCTGCTGGTGACTAAAGAGGAGAATGAGCTGTTCCACTGTGTGGTGTACCTGGCTCCAGGAGACTACCACTGCTTCCACTCCCCCACAGACTGGAGGGTGGCCCACAGAAGACACTTCCCCG GCTCTCTGATGTCAGTGAACCCTGGCGTGGCCCGCTGGATCAAAGAACTGTTCTGCCATAATGAGAGGGTGGTGTTGAGCGGAGAGTGGACACACGGCTTCTTCTCCCTCACCGCTGTAGGGGCCACCAACGTGGGCTCCATACGTATCTACTTTGACAAG GAGCTGCGCACTAACAGCCCACGCTACAGCAAAGGCTCGTACAACGACTTCAGCTACTTGTCCAACAACAACCAGGAGGGCGTGAGCATGAGGAAAGGGGAGCACCTGGGAGAGTTCAACCTGGGCTCCACTATAGTCCTTCTCTTCGAGGCTCCGCACGACTTCAGCTTCAACCTGAAGGCCGGCCAGAAGATCCGCTATGGAGAACCTCTGGGGACTGTGAGCCGAGATGGCCAACCAGAGAGACACTTTCTGGGGGGAAACGGACTAAAATAA
- the LOC100380321 gene encoding phosphatidylserine decarboxylase proenzyme isoform X2 — protein sequence MCQSRNLQRAAARSSGKWLQFPQLALRRRLGQLSCMSRPALRLRSWPLSFLYYFLTFGALKPLAKVGWRPTSRVALYKTIPTRLLSRAWGRLNQVELPTWLRKPVYSLYIWTFGVNMQEAAVEDLIQYRNLGEFFRRKLKPAIRPVCDSHCVISPADGKILHFGRVRNCEVEQVKGVTYSLETFLGPHTWAEAINSTIKPSNEEDPSSFQDLLVTKEENELFHCVVYLAPGDYHCFHSPTDWRVAHRRHFPGSLMSVNPGVARWIKELFCHNERVVLSGEWTHGFFSLTAVGATNVGSIRIYFDKELRTNSPRYSKGSYNDFSYLSNNNQEGVSMRKGEHLGEFNLGSTIVLLFEAPHDFSFNLKAGQKIRYGEPLGTVSRDGQPERHFLGGNGLK from the exons ATGTGTCAGAGCAGGAACCTGCAGCGGGCAGCAGCGCGGAGCTCAGGGAAATG GTTGCAGTTCCCTCAGTTGGCCTTGCGGCGTCGTCTTGGCCAGTTGAGCTGCATGTCCCGGCCCGCCTTGCGGCTGCGCTCATGGCCGCTCAGCTTCCTCTACTACTTCCTGACCTTCGGTGCACTCAAGCCCCTGGCCAAGGTTGGCTGGAGACCAACAAGCAGG GTTGCTCTGTACAAGACCATCCCGACACGGCTGCTGTCTCGGGCCTGGGGTCGGCTGAACCAGGTGGAGCTGCCGACCTGGCTGAGGAAGccagtctacagtctgtatatCTGGACGTTTGGTGTCAACATGCAGGAGGCTGCTGTGGAAGACCTAATTCAGTACAGGAACCTGGGAGAGTTCTTTAGACGGAAACTCAAACCGGCTATCCGGCCCGTGTGCGACTCACACTGCGTG ATCAGCCCAGCAGATGGGAAGATCCTGCACTTTGGGCGAGTGCGGAACTGTGAGGTGGAGCAAGTCAAAGGAGTCACCTACTCTCTGGAGACCTTCCTGGGACCACACACCTGGGCTGAGGCCATCAACAGTACCATCAAGCCATCAA ATGAAGAGGACCCCAGCTCGTTTCAGGACCTGCTGGTGACTAAAGAGGAGAATGAGCTGTTCCACTGTGTGGTGTACCTGGCTCCAGGAGACTACCACTGCTTCCACTCCCCCACAGACTGGAGGGTGGCCCACAGAAGACACTTCCCCG GCTCTCTGATGTCAGTGAACCCTGGCGTGGCCCGCTGGATCAAAGAACTGTTCTGCCATAATGAGAGGGTGGTGTTGAGCGGAGAGTGGACACACGGCTTCTTCTCCCTCACCGCTGTAGGGGCCACCAACGTGGGCTCCATACGTATCTACTTTGACAAG GAGCTGCGCACTAACAGCCCACGCTACAGCAAAGGCTCGTACAACGACTTCAGCTACTTGTCCAACAACAACCAGGAGGGCGTGAGCATGAGGAAAGGGGAGCACCTGGGAGAGTTCAACCTGGGCTCCACTATAGTCCTTCTCTTCGAGGCTCCGCACGACTTCAGCTTCAACCTGAAGGCCGGCCAGAAGATCCGCTATGGAGAACCTCTGGGGACTGTGAGCCGAGATGGCCAACCAGAGAGACACTTTCTGGGGGGAAACGGACTAAAATAA
- the LOC100380321 gene encoding phosphatidylserine decarboxylase proenzyme isoform X3 encodes MSRPALRLRSWPLSFLYYFLTFGALKPLAKVGWRPTSRVALYKTIPTRLLSRAWGRLNQVELPTWLRKPVYSLYIWTFGVNMQEAAVEDLIQYRNLGEFFRRKLKPAIRPVCDSHCVISPADGKILHFGRVRNCEVEQVKGVTYSLETFLGPHTWAEAINSTIKPSNEEDPSSFQDLLVTKEENELFHCVVYLAPGDYHCFHSPTDWRVAHRRHFPGSLMSVNPGVARWIKELFCHNERVVLSGEWTHGFFSLTAVGATNVGSIRIYFDKELRTNSPRYSKGSYNDFSYLSNNNQEGVSMRKGEHLGEFNLGSTIVLLFEAPHDFSFNLKAGQKIRYGEPLGTVSRDGQPERHFLGGNGLK; translated from the exons ATGTCCCGGCCCGCCTTGCGGCTGCGCTCATGGCCGCTCAGCTTCCTCTACTACTTCCTGACCTTCGGTGCACTCAAGCCCCTGGCCAAGGTTGGCTGGAGACCAACAAGCAGG GTTGCTCTGTACAAGACCATCCCGACACGGCTGCTGTCTCGGGCCTGGGGTCGGCTGAACCAGGTGGAGCTGCCGACCTGGCTGAGGAAGccagtctacagtctgtatatCTGGACGTTTGGTGTCAACATGCAGGAGGCTGCTGTGGAAGACCTAATTCAGTACAGGAACCTGGGAGAGTTCTTTAGACGGAAACTCAAACCGGCTATCCGGCCCGTGTGCGACTCACACTGCGTG ATCAGCCCAGCAGATGGGAAGATCCTGCACTTTGGGCGAGTGCGGAACTGTGAGGTGGAGCAAGTCAAAGGAGTCACCTACTCTCTGGAGACCTTCCTGGGACCACACACCTGGGCTGAGGCCATCAACAGTACCATCAAGCCATCAA ATGAAGAGGACCCCAGCTCGTTTCAGGACCTGCTGGTGACTAAAGAGGAGAATGAGCTGTTCCACTGTGTGGTGTACCTGGCTCCAGGAGACTACCACTGCTTCCACTCCCCCACAGACTGGAGGGTGGCCCACAGAAGACACTTCCCCG GCTCTCTGATGTCAGTGAACCCTGGCGTGGCCCGCTGGATCAAAGAACTGTTCTGCCATAATGAGAGGGTGGTGTTGAGCGGAGAGTGGACACACGGCTTCTTCTCCCTCACCGCTGTAGGGGCCACCAACGTGGGCTCCATACGTATCTACTTTGACAAG GAGCTGCGCACTAACAGCCCACGCTACAGCAAAGGCTCGTACAACGACTTCAGCTACTTGTCCAACAACAACCAGGAGGGCGTGAGCATGAGGAAAGGGGAGCACCTGGGAGAGTTCAACCTGGGCTCCACTATAGTCCTTCTCTTCGAGGCTCCGCACGACTTCAGCTTCAACCTGAAGGCCGGCCAGAAGATCCGCTATGGAGAACCTCTGGGGACTGTGAGCCGAGATGGCCAACCAGAGAGACACTTTCTGGGGGGAAACGGACTAAAATAA